One window from the genome of Anguilla rostrata isolate EN2019 chromosome 5, ASM1855537v3, whole genome shotgun sequence encodes:
- the LOC135255331 gene encoding coiled-coil domain-containing protein 39-like, whose product MANAIFAEMGFGDIYSVPMANAENQALENELQMKRKEKSNLDNKISQHQETIQALSDFLKNVRQELLHTQALSEAVEKEAESEVHFKALADREMGCLQQEATQLGKDIHLLREKKNTLESEILRGSQKLEKMKNQLNWDQQTLDDWLEEFALEDEDTMVLVKYCRQDESRIKGLTLNIDKTTAEINQKYKALDKEWTKTMTAQVALDRVTENFHRAHSERQDLIHQWENAIEQMRKRDGDLEQCIMSLSQVNQDVRQRQEAIGEKKRQLEIQESNNQECEKKFTAARLLASKLRAEFRDNEFLCGQLKSEFEGLRSTVEQVATKVDAMRSQLASQNNDKKDKSFKLKNAKLLITALEQKIKEVTESASGVEGAASMMERMLEEEELANTELESTTHHHHRMLSQKIQDLQALKAKEENLMAEISRTQDVLRNLLRHLRNAEDDYVRNQELIESQDCQIKVVKEKLRRLKGIQNSEEDHAFRLELSALSKSIEEKKRTTIMLSQQLRSLEVESRCVKKTVEKVGAQRRDLTSKLVEMELCNEIVERELKKLIAKNQESLVEDNLLKLDAKRVRDRLQSETERVISLEKQRMNLEAAMKEKELEVDFNRDVLQTQVKISSQETQRLRMGMNENLSRIDKMKTKYETIAVPIMSADGEGERSLEYYMVQAAQEREELKRKGDKLDKKVSKKETEIEALENTLHAISRRREHRKVSGVLSLSTEDYQKHLQLEEQKRAVDENYSFKMRQIRELQQDIDGMNNTLDSLHQEEASLKEQRDENCRKILTLNKELETQKEKLERVTKQCSKLTGDVRSSKKTKSKTKEEYEIDLCQLNDFNKIVERMLLEAMDEDPDLRSVLQTHFQEKNLPLPEPVFPIAIHMTPGYRPVHSARSARSSCSNSIRADSPPPRVSKPPSLISSAGSATSPVRSYSSIRFRAESPAPRAPKPASRLSSARSSVSSISGGPRTSGQQSPRVKMVDLGLQIRVSSALSATPPRDSRRGGSGTSRSTPSKKSQRKT is encoded by the exons ATGGCAAACGCAATTTTTGCTGAAATGGGCTTTGGTGATATATACTCCGTTCCGATGGCAAACGCTGAAAACCAAGCACTTGAGAATGAG CTTCAGATGAAACGAAAAGAGAAGTCTAACTTGGATAACAAAATCAGCCAACACCAAGAGACAATCCAAGCCTTATcagattttctgaaaaatgtcagACAGGAGCTGCTTCACACCCAG gcGCTCTCCGAGGCTGTGGAGAAGGAGGCAGAGTCTGAGGTGCATTTCAAGGCCCttgcagacagagagatgggCTGCCTGCAGCAGGAAGCCACTCAGCTGGGGAAGGACATTCATCTgttgagggagaaaaagaacacactggAG AGTGAAATCCTCAGGGGCTCTCAGAAGCTGGAGAAGATGAAGAACCAACTGAACTGGGATCAGCAGACACTGGATGACTGGTTGGAGGAATTTGCACTGGAGGATGAAGACACCATGGTCCTGGTCAAATACTGCCGTCAGGACGAGAGCAGGATAAAG GGACTCACGCTGAATATTGACAAAACAACCGCGGAGATCAACCAGAAATACAAGGCCCTGGACAAGGAGTGGACCAAGACAATGACGGCACAG GTGGCGCTGGATAGGGTCACAGAAAATTTCCACAGGGCCCACAGTGAGCGGCAAGATCTCATTCATCAGTGGGAGAATGCCATTGAGCAGATGCGCAAGAGAGATGGCGATTTGGAGCAGTGCATCATG TCTCTCTCTCAAGTGAATCAGGACGTGAGACAGAGGCAGGAAGCGAtaggagagaagaagagacaGCTGGAAATCCAGGAGAGCAACAACCAGGAGTGCGAGAAGAAGTTTACGGCCGCCAGGCTGCTGGCGAGCAAGCTGAGGGCGGAGTTTCGGGACAACGAGTTCCTGTGCGGTCAACTGAAGAGCGAG TTTGAAGGCTTAAGGAGCACCGTGGAGCAGGTGGCTACCAAAGTAGATGCTATGAGGTCGCAGCTGGCAAGCCAGAATAATGACAAGAAGGATAAAAGCTTCAA GCTGAAAAATGCCAAGCTCCTCATCACAGCTCTGGAACAGAAAATTAAGGAAGTGACAGAGTCAGCCAGCGGTGTGGAGGGAGCGGCTTCCATGATGGAGCGaatgctggaggaggaggagctggccaATACC GAGCTGGAGTCTACGACGCATCACCATCACAGGATGCTGTCACAGAAGATACAAGACCTGCAGGCCCTGAAAGCCAAGGAGGAGAACTTAATGGCCGAGATCTCCAGGACCCAAGATGTCCTCAGGAACCTGCTTCGTCACCTCAGGAACGCGGAGGACGACTACGTCAGAAACCAGGAGCTGATTGAAAGCCAG GACTGCCAGATCAAGGTGGTAAAGGAGAAGCTGAGGCGTCTGAAAGGAATTCAGAATTCTGAGGAAGACCACGCCTTTAGACTGGAGCTGTCTGCGTTGTCTAAGTCCatagaggagaaaaagagaaccACCATAATGCTGTCACAGCAGCTGAGAAGCTTGGAG GTGGAGAGTCGCTGCGTGAAGAAAACAGTAGAGAAGGTTGGAGCACAGAGGAGAGATCTGACCTCCAAGCTTGTGGAAATGGAGCTCTGTAATGAGATTGTTGAAAGGGAATTGAAGAAGCTTATTGCCAAAAATCAG GAATCCCTGGTGGAGGATAACCTCTTGAAGTTGGACGCGAAACGGGTTCGAGATCGGCTACAGAGCGAGACTGAGCGCGTCATCTCTCTGGAGAAACAGAGGATGAATCTAGAGGCAGCGATGAAGGAGAAAGAGCTGGAGGTGGACTTTAACAGAGACGTGCTCCAAACGCAGGTGAAGATAAGCAGCCAGGAAACCCAGCGTCTCAG AATGGGGATGAACGAAAACCTGAGTCGAATCGACAAGATGAAGACAAAATATGAGACCATCGCAGTGCCTATCATGTCTgctgatggagagggagagcggtcACTGGAATATTACATGGTCCAG GCTGctcaggagagggaggagctcaAGCGCAAAGGCGACAAACTCGACAAAAAAGTCAGTAAGAAGGAGACGGAGATCGAGGCCCTGGAGAACACCCTGCACGCCATCAGCCGCAGAAGAGAGCACCGCAAGGTGTCCGGCGTGCTCAGCCTGTCCA CTGAGGATTATCAAAAACATCTGCAGCTCGAGGAGCAGAAGAGGGCTGTGGACGAGAATTACAGCTTTAAAATGAGGCAGATAAGAGAACTCCAACAGGATATCGAT GGCATGAACAACACACTTGATAGCCTCCATCAAGAGGAGGCCTCATTAAAGGAACAGAGGGATGAGAATTGCAGAAAGATCCTCACCCTGAACAAAGAACTGGAGACTCAGAAAGAAAAGCTGGAAAGGGTCACAAAGCAG TGCTCTAAACTAACTGGGGATGTCCGGTCATCCAAGAAGACCAAAAGCAAGACCAAAGAGGAATATGAAATAGACCTCTGTCAGCTGAATGACTTCAACAAAATTGTGGAGAGGATGCTGCTTGAGGCTATGGATGAGGACCCAGACCTGAGATCTGTGCTGCAAACGCATTTTCAGGAG aaaaacCTACCTTTGCCAGAACCTGTGTTCCCGATAGCCATTCATATGACCCCTGGTTACAGACCTGTTCACTCTGCTAG GTCTGCTAGGTCTTCATGCAGCAACAGCATCAGGGCTGACTCTCCTCCGCCACGGGTGTCCAAACCACCCAGTCTCATAAGCTCTGCTGGTAGCGCCACATCTCCTGTCAG GTCTTACAGCAGTATCCGCTTCAGGGCTGAGTCTCCCGCCCCACGAGCACCCAAACCAGCTAGCCGCCTAAGCTCTGCTCGCAGCTCCGTGTCCTCCATCAG TGGTGGTCCCAGGACTTCCGGGCAGCAGTCCCCCCGTGTAAAGATGGTGGACCTGGGATTGCAGATCAGGGTGTCCAGTGCCCTTTCCGCCACTCCCCCACGGGACAGCAGGCGTGGGGGCTCGGGAACCAGCAGGAGCACCCCAAGCAAGAAGTCCCAGAGAAAAACCTAG